The segment CAGTCGTTATCTACTACAAAGATTGGACAAATCAGTTAATAACAGGACTGACCGGCATTGCTCAAGAATTGGGTGCGCCTCCTGTAACGGCAGGAAGCATTTTTCTAGCAGGAGTTCAAATATTTGAAACTCTTCTGGATAGTCTAACTGTAAACGTTGCCAAATCACTTGGCATAATCATCATTGCCATAGCAATTTGCATAACTTTCTCACTAATCGCCGCTCAAGTTATTTTAGTAAAATGTGAAGCGTACATCATATTGAATGCGGGAATTATTTTACTCGGATTCAGTGGTTCAAAGATCACCAAAGATTACGCAATAAATTTCATTAAATACGCTTTTTCAGTCTCCGTAAAACTATTTGTAATGCAACTTCTGCTTGCTCTCAGCATCGATTTTATCACCGAATTCAGAAACACCGGAGCAAGTTTTGACCGAGTTCTAGTCGTACTCGGTGCTTCAATTGTTATCCTAGCCTTATCCATGTCTATTCCCGACATAATTTCCGGACTCATCAACGGACCTTTAGCCTCATCTGGAGGCTATCTTACATCTTCTGTCTCGGCAGTTAGCACCGGAGTCATGGCCGCAACTCAAGGCATGCGGGGAATGGCAGGAGGTGCTGTTGATGCAAAACGCGGAGTGGATGCCATTCGCGAGGCAAGCTCTTTCGCAGACTCAGCTGGAATGAGTGGATTTGGAAAACTCGGTCATATGGCCTCCACAGGAGTCAATGCCATGAGAGACAACCTATCCCCGACCAAAACAAGCGGAGTCCGTAGCAGTGTGAAAACACAACATGAAACATTCAAAATGGAACAGGATAGTCAGAATTCCAAAAATGGAGGCAAATCCTAACAATGCCTACTTACAAAAATACCTTATATTCAGTTCCTAAAGCTGTAGCCAACCGCTTAGCCATCTCAATAGAAATAGAACGCTTTCCGTTCTCAATTTCTGAAATATGGTGCTGCTTAGCCCCTATCTTTTCTGCAAGCTGCTTCTGGGTAAGCTCTTCCCTGAGTCTAAGTCCACGCACGGTATCTCCGCTGTGGTGGTCGGGAAAGACCTCATCAAAGCTATATACCTTTTCTCCGTCTTTATTAACGTTTTCAACAGGTATTTCAGCCAGATCAAGAATACTTTTCAACGCAGCATACAACTTTGCAGCACTCGCTTCAGGAACCTTTATACAGAATTCAGCAAATCCTTTTGTAGTCTGCTTTCTCGTGAGTTCCAACATAACGCACCTCTATAATTTTAATTTCATTATCAACGACAGTCCAAACAGCCACATATCGAGGTTTTCCCTTATTCAAATGGCAATGGTAGCTCTCGCTTTTACCTTTAATCTTTCCATAGTTAGGCCAACTGGATCTGACTGGGCCAATCTTAGTCAACTCATCAAGCAAAGCTTCAAAGATTTTAACATATTTCTTGGGGAGTTTTCCCATCTGTTTTCTGACCTTTGCAGTCATGATTGTTGTCCATTTCATAAATCAGAATATACCTAAAAAAGGTATATTTGCCAACTTTATTTTTCAATTTTTTCTCATTTTAAACTTGGAGTTTTAGCATGTCAGATAACAACGCAGAATCACCCTATATAGCCGCCAAAGAAGAATGGTTTGAGCGATACGGCAGTTATATAAAAAGCCGTAACCAGTGGAGAACAGCCGCGCTAGGTCTTATCGCCATTTCTATTCTCTGCCTGACTGGAAACATCATCCAAATCACGCAAAACAAAGTCATTCCTTATGTGGTTGAAGTAGACAAACTCGGCCACTCTGTTGCGGTTAAACGCGCAGATTCTACGGTCAATGTATCCGACCGGATCATACAAGCGGAAATTGCAAATCTAATTGTTAACTGGAGGACAGTGACAGCAGATATCGGCCTTCAAAAAAAGATGGTCACTAAAATGTCTTCGTTTGTAACCGGAGCGGCTCGCGGTGCAACCCGCAGTTGGTACGAAGCCAACAACCCATATGAACGAGGTCAAAAAACTCTCGTTGAAGTCGATATCAAAGGCATCCCTCTTCCTGTCAGCAGTGAAAGCTGGCGCATCGAATGGTTGGAAACAATCCGCAACCATTCCGGTGTGGCCATGTCCAGCACCAAATATGAAGCGACTCTCAAGGTTCGCATTTCTTCCCCAACAACAGACAGCCAAATTATCAGGAATCCTGCCGGTGTTTATATCACCGAATTGTCCTGGGCAAAACTTCTTGAGCAATAGGAGCCGTAATGAACCGAATTATTTTCATATCATTTTGCCTTGTTCTACTAACTTGTAATTCTGTCTCAGCAGCAACTGAGACGGACCAACAAGGGTTAGTAAATAAGGTATTTGCCCAGCACAATCCTGCACCTGAAAAAGATTCAGGTGGAAATGTAGAAATTGCGATAAGCCAACCCGCTCCAGACTATATTAGTAAGACTGACGTTCGTCTGAACAGTAAAGAATGGAAGGCATTAAAACTCTCTAAGGAGTGGATTAATCGCAAAGTAAACCCAATCATGCATAGCAACGGCAAGATCGTTTATGTTTTTGGAGCTACTCTGCCAACCATAATTTGTTCCCCTCTTATGGCTTCTGATCTTGAGTTTCAGTCCGGTGAAAACGTCAATGACGTCATCATCGGAGACACTGCCCGATGGATTGTTGTTGTAGCTCAGTCCGGTCTTTCAGGACGGGAAAGCACTCACCTCGTTATTAAGCCGCTTGATGCAGGGCTTGTAACGACAGCTGTTATCACGACTGACCGCAGAACTTACCATCTTAAGCTTGTCTCCCGCCGCAAGGGATACACTCCATATGTCGCGTTCATTTATCCTGAAGATCAGGAAAAAATACTTAAAGCCAGCCTCAAGAAAAAACGCCGCAAAGAGTCTTGGAAAAGTACAGAAATAGAAGGAAAACCCACGGATCTATCCGCGCTTGATTTTGGCTACTCCATAACAGGAGATGAAGCCAGTTGGAAGCCGATGCGAGTCTACAATGACGGCATCAGAACTTTTATTCAGCTTCCCAGAACATCCACTCAGACTGAAATTCCCGTTCTGCTTGTCGAGAAAGCCGGAGAAGAAGCGATCGTCAATTACAGGGTCAAAGGTAACGCCATGATCGTGGACGAGATCTTTGAAAAAGCAATTCTAGTGGCCGGCACCGGCATGGATCAGGAAAAAGTTGAAATCAAAAGATTGGAAGGCTCCAAATGAGAAATTTAATTATTCTGCTTCTACTGACCATTCCCTTCACAGGCTGCACTGCTTTCAAAATTATGAAGAAGCATGTGACAATCGCAGAACAAACTGCGCCCATGTACGAAGAACACGAAGTTGAGCCTTTGGTTGAAGAAGCCGCGCTCAAAGTTGCAACGCACTACCCTCCCGGCAGAACGGTTTTTCACATGAATGTTTCAGACAATCCTTTCGGAAACCAGTTTGAAAACAATCTGCGTGGCCAAGGATTTCAATTCAGCCCCAAAACCACCGATCCTAATGTCCTGAATGTGAATCAGGTGTTCGACGCCATAGGCAACAGCACCATGTACTACCTTTATATCCAGTCTTCTGACGGCTGGTCATTTGGGCAGGTCTACAATCTTACATTTGAAGGCTTTCAAAAAGCCGGACTCCTTACCCAGACACCCGCCTTTTTTGAATTTGTCGGTGACGATTCTCAGCAAGTGGAATCACCACTCAATGAAAATTGGTCCATTGTTCCCGGTGGACTTAAGAATCAGCTCAAACGCTGGGCAGGCAGGGCAGAATATCAGCTCGTCTGGAAAGCCGGTCACGACTTCCAGATGCAAGCTCACGCCACTTTCAGAGACACATTTCCAAGAGCGGTTAAACGGATGTTTTCCAGAATGCACGCCGGCGGAAATTCCCTGCGCGTAACCATCTATCAAGCAAATAAAGTCATTGAAGTTTGCGAGGATTAGCAATGAAACATTTTATATTATTCATTCTCATTATGTCTCTTTGCAGCTGCGGAGGCTTTAAACCTTCCCCTCAAGAAAGGTCTGTGAAAAGCAGAGCTGCGGCAATGGATTATGCGACCAAAAAGAAAACGGTCAGAGTTGTTCATGCTCCATATCTAGGAGCTATTCCGGTTGAACTGGATGAACATAGATTGCCGGCAGTATTTGCCAGACGGATTACACTGCATGCTTCCGGCAGTGCTTCAGAACTGGCCAAACAAATTAATGAACTTGTTCCCGTCCGCATTGAGGTCGAAAACAGCGGTTCAGCGTCTAATGAAGAAGGCAAACAAGCCGCAAATATAATGAAGTTGAATTATGACGGTAAGCTCAAAGGATTGCTTGATTCTCTGTGTGAATACTTCGGCATGGGCTGGGAATTTGATGATTTAACTTCCAAGGTTGAAATCACGCGCTTTCAGACCAAATCATTCAGCCTTGCCGTTGCTCCCGGCAACATTTCTTACGAATCCATCATTACCAACAAATCACAAACTTCCGGAGGTTCTGCGGACTCAAGCAGTATTGAAGGTGTCGGACAAACCTCAAAGACTTCAGACAGCACCAGCCAAACTTCGCAGACCAACAAAGCCACCTTTGTGGGCGATGTATGGGAAGACACATCCAAGGCCATTTCAACAATGCTTTCAAAAGACGGCCAAGTTGTAGTCAATCAGGCTGCCGGCATGGTCACAGTGACTGATACTTCTACAGCTCTGCGCAGGGTCAGCAAATATATCAAATCTCTGAACATCAAAATGGGCAGGCAGGTTGCTTTGGCCGTTAAAGTCTGGGCTCTGGAATTAAACCATAATGCGGATGCCGGATTCAATCTCGAAACAGCTCTGCAAGCCGGACAAGCAAGTCTCGGGCTTATGGGCGGCCAGCCATACAATACCATTTCCGGAGCAGGAACTCTGACTGCGGCTATTCTTGACGGTTCATGGAAGGACTCAAAACTTGTTCTCAGAGCTTTAAAGCAAAATGGACGCACCACTCTGCTTACTTCCGGATCAGGTATTGTCATGAATAATCAGGCTCTACCTGTTCAGGTTGTTAAGCGTGATTCCTACCTTGCCGGCATGAGCAGCAGCCGTGACAACCAGTCTGTTCAAACCTCAGAACTCACCCCCGGTGAAGTTTCTACCGGATTTTCCATGACGGTTATTCCTCACATTATGAATAATCGAAAAGCAATCCTTCAATACAACATCAATCTTTCATCACTTGATTCTCTTACCGAATTTTCAACAGGAGATATGAAAGTTCAGCTCCCTGAGGTTTCCACTCGCAGTTTCAGCCAGCGCGTAACCATGAAATGCGGACAGACTCTAATTTTGGCCGGTTTTGAACAGGAAACTAATCAGGAATCAAAAGGGTTAGGAATCACTTCCGGCGGGAACAGTCAGAAATACGGAAAGAGCCTCATCATAATCACCATTGAAATGGAAAGTGCGGGAGTCTAATCATGCACACAATAAGGATTAAGAAAAAACAATATGCTGTCGGTTTCTGGTGGCAAATTCTGGATGGAAAAGGCGGCAAAAAGCTACTCATGGAGCAGGCGAGAAAAGTAGCAACTGACTTTTCTGACCGGGAATACAACTATGTAATTGCCAGAAAACAGCAGTTCGGACTCAGTTCAGACTCGGCAAAACTAAATAGAATTCCTTCCTTAGCATGCGCCTTGGTGGAACGATCCAGATCTACTTGGATCGGAATGTTCTGCTTAAGTGATGAAGAAAATCTGTGGTGGGTCTGCGCTGTCAGCAAAAAGACAATTGTTGCTGAAGGCGATCAGTTTTTCAATTCCAGAGAAGAAACTGAAGCTCACTTAAAGAGTCTGAAAACAATGTCGGACTGGGAAAAGAATGAGTTCATCTGCGAAACATTCGGAGACACGCTCAAACACTTTGATGGTCTCATTAAGCCTTCAGAACGAGTCCAGCCACTCTATCCTCAGAAAAATAACGGAAAACTTCTTATACTCGCTGCCGCAGTAGTTCTTACCGTTGCTGGCTTTATTTTTTGGAATGACTACCAAGCCGATCAGCTTGCAGAGCAACAAAGAATCGCGGCTATTAAGGCCCGGACGGAAGCTGAAAAGAATAAAGCTAATTTTAACTCTGATCCCGGCAAGTATTTCACAATGCCGTGGAAAATATCCCCGATGCCTTTAAAATTTGCAGAACCGTTTCTAAAGGCAATGCGAAACACAGAGCCATTCAATAACGGCTGGAAACTGGAAACCATAACCCGCAATGACAAGGGTATTTATATGGCGTGGTCGCATCAGGATGGTGCGGAATTCACCAACCGACCAGGCAACTCATCCTTTGGATCGCGGCCAGATTTGGCAGAAATAAACATAGACTACCCCAAAGGATTAATCCGCCCTGAACAAAAACTGATTAATAAAACTGACGCAACAGCTCACCTTTATGAACTGACTCGTACCCTTGGCGCAAAATTAAATCTTACTTGGAAATCTCCTGAAATAAAGAAGAAAAACAATAAATTCCTGAATAAGCCGTTTGAAATTATTGCTCCATGGATCAAAGGAGAGTGGAAACTTTCCGGCCTTCCTGCCGGCTCTGCAATTTCTGACTTCCTGTTTATTCAGATGGATTCAATCCCCTGTCTGGTGATCTCTGAGATCTCTTTCACTAGAAACCAGTGCTCAATGGAGGGTCAAATTTATGCCAAATATTAAGAAGTTAAAAGGTAGCCGGCTCATTTGGATCTGCGCCTTCATATTAATCGCAGTCATAGCCGGTGCCGGGACCATCATGTTCAACAGCTACAAAATGCAAGCAGACACAAATGTTGTTGATGAACTTGTGGTTTTCAATGCCACACAATCCAACATGACCGCTTTTAATAGAAATAAGACCAGCGCATTCACCCAAAGTTCAAACGGAACTTTTGAGACCGGAATTTCTACAGGAAATTCCAGCAGCACAGACGCGGCTTCGACTTCTTTTTTTGAAGCACTTTCAAATGGAACGACTGAAATATCAGCTCAAACGGAAGAATCGCGCGTTGATCTGAATATGAATAATCCAATTGGCAACTCAACTAATCACTCAATTGGTAATTCAACCAATGAAAACAAAAAAAACAAGTCTTCAGAAACGAGAATTACTCCCCTCAGCTATTTCACCTCGCTGAGATCTCACCTCGAACTGAAGAAACTTGAAGTCGCGATAGCAGAGCAGGAACAAAAGCTGATCAAGCTTCATACTCCTGATCCTGCTGTGATTAAAGCTATTCAGCAAACACCAGCTAGAAAAAAACAATATCGCCCGGTATGGCCGAAGATCATTTCTATTCAAGGAGTGGACGGAAGGCTTTCGGCTACCCTTTCCAGTTCTGCCGGAGTCCAGACAGTGAAAACAGGAAGTAATGCCGGCCCCGGCAAAGTTGCTTCAATAACCCCTTCAACAGTTCTGATCCGTTTTAACGGCAAGAACGTTCCCTTGAAATTCAAGGAGTAAACCATGACCAACAACGAAATACCTAAAGAGCTTCAGGAACGTGTGCTGCTTCTAAACGGCATTATATACATCTCAGCTGAGGTGGCAGACGATGCAGTTTTGATGTCTTTTCTGAGCTATGCGGCACGCAAAGGTTTCAAAGAAACGAAAAGACTTGAAGCTGAAGAATTCCAGAAAATGCGTAAGAAAAATATCACTAAAGCTGAAACCAAGAGCGACATTCAAGATCTCGCAGTTCAGATTATTGCTGATGCTTACGTGCAAGGCGCGTCTGATATTCACATCGGCGATTACGGCCCGTTTGCCTCCATCCAGTTCAGAAAATTGGGAATGTTGCAGAACTACAAGCAGCTAATGGGAGAAATTGGCAGAAAAGTAATTGTTGCAATGTATCAAACCATGTCCAACAGCGCAGATACCACATTTGTCGCGAAAGAAAGACAGGACGGCAGGATTGTAAGCAACGACTTTCTTCCTGCGGACGTTCATTCAATCCGGATTCACACGGAACCGCTCGACTGCTCAATGGCAGAAAACGGGACCGGAACCTTCATGGCGCTGCGCCTTCTTTACGACCGCACAACAGCTAAAGGTAGTTTGCAGGATAGATTGAAAACGCTTGGATTTTCAGATCGCCATATCCGCAGATTTCAGTTTCTCACCCAGCGTTCCGGACTGACTCTTCTTTCAGGTCCGACCGGTCACGGTAAAAGTACACTACTCAAACATATTATGGAGTGCATGGCCGAGGACAATCCGGAAAAGAACTTCCTCGCCATTGAAGATCCACCTGAATATCCGCTTGAAAGGGTAAAGCAGGTTCGGGTCAGCACCAACGAGAAAGATGAAAATCGTGGCGCGGCATATCGCAACGCAATTGCCGGAGCCATGCGTTCTGACCCGGACACCATTATGATTGGTGAAGTCCGTTATCCTGAAGCGGCTTCAGCTGCTCTCGATGCGGCTCAAACCGGACACGGAGTATGGACAACAATTCATGCAAACTCAGCGTTAGGAATCATTCAAAGAATGGTCTCTTTGCTCCGTGCTGCTCAATATCCTGATCCTCTTGAATACCTGTGTGATCACACAGTTCTGTCCGGCCTTCATCATCAAAGGCTTGTGCCGGTGCTTTGTCCGAACTGCAAGATGCCACTTAAAGAAATTACCAAACTTCCAAATGACAATAAATTACGCCTAAAATCACTGCCTGAAGCCGTGCTCAATCGGTTATTCAGAGCAGTTAACAATATGGAAAACGTCAACATCAGGGGTGAAGGTTGTAAACAATGCTCGGGTGTTGGAATTATCGGGCAGACCGTAGCATCTGAAATAGTCACCACTGACCATGTGATCCTGAAAGCGGTACGCACCGGTAATATGGAAGCGGCTTATAAACATTGGAGACATGAACAGAACGGCCAGACCTTTGTCAGCCACGCCATTGACCTAATCGAAGACGGATTGATTGATCCTTATCTGACAGAACGCAGACTTGGTGTACCGCTAAACTATGCCAAGGCTTTTGATGATTTTAACCTTTCATCTTCCGACCTTGATGAACTGGCCGGTGCAAAAAATGTGGAGGCTCCTCATGGTGCTTCCTGAAATTAACAATTTACTGGCTAAGCTTTTCTTCAAGCAGAAAGAACGGATTCGTATCTACCGAAAACTTTCTGCAATGACCAGACACGGAGTCAGCGTTGCCGAGAGTCTGACTTATTTAGAAGAAAGATATGCAAAAATTTACAGTCCGCTAACTCCCGTTCTTACGGAAGTTTCAGCAAGAATAAATTCCGGTAATAAGCTCCATGAAGCTCTGCAAGGATTCATTCCCGCAGAAGAATCTATGCTGATTCAAAGCGGAGTTAATTCCGGAAAACTTTGTGAGGCTCTGGAACTCTCAGTAAAATTAATCAAGGCCAAACTAAAAATCATAAGCAGCATGTGGAAAGCTCTCAGTTATCCATGTCTCTTAATTTGTGCGTTAATTACGCTTCTGCTCGTGCTTTCAAGATACGTCATGCCCAGACTTACCGAGATTTCAGACCCGGCACGATGGCAAGGAAGTGCGCAAACTCTTTATCAAGTAACAAAATTCATAGACTCCACAGCAGGAACTCTGTTCCTCGCCGGAGTAGTCGTATCCTTCCTCGTTTCTCTGGCAACTCTAAAAATATGGACCGGAAAAATCCGCGTCCGTTTTGATAATGTTCCGCCATGGTCCTTTTATCGTCTTATCACCGGTAGTCTCTGGCTCTTCACCCTTTCTACCATGATGGAATCGGGCATTCAGCTTTCACTTGCGATGAACGACATGCTCACCACTCCCAACTCAAGTCCTTGGCTAAAAGAGAGAATGCACTCAATCAAGGCTCAGCTCAATCTGGGTAAAGGTCTTGGGCAGGCCCTGGACGATTCAGGATACCAGTTTCCCGCCAGAACAATCATTGAAGACCTGAGGGTTTATTCAAAACTTCCGGGCTTTGACAGCCAGTTGAAACTCATTGCCGAGGAATGGCTGGATGAGGGCATGGAAACAATCAAAGTTCAGGCCAAAGTCATAAACATGGCGTGCATAATCGGCATCATTTTTATGATTTCCAACATCGTTCTCGCAATGACATCCCTTCAGCAACAACTGGGACAAAACATTCTTTAACAGGAGCAATCATGACTTTATTTGAAACACTCGGCTCACTCCTTATAGCTTTGATCGTGTTTGGCGGATCAGCCTATATGGTCAGGAAATCAATGGATAATGACAAAATATCCACGGCTGAACAAAATATCTCGACCTTTCGGCTTGATCTAAAACAGCTTTATGCCGGCGAGCCGGACTTCACCGGTATTACTACTGAAATTGCGGTGAAAAACAAAATTGTGCCTGACAGCATGCTGAAAAGTAGCGGCGAAATCCGCAATGCATGGAACGGAGCCGTAACCGTAGCGGAAGGAACAGATGCCACTACATTTACGATTACCCAGAACAAAGTTCCTGAATATGCCTGCGTAAAACTGGCAACATTTCAAGCCGGATCATGGGAAACGATCACTGTAAACGGAGTTGAAATAAACCAGGCAAGTGGAATGGTAGCAGCTATAACAAATCAGCTTGCCGACACTAATATCATCGTTTTCACCTCCAACTAGCAGAGGCATTAAATGGTTCTCAAAAGTGTATCATTCACAGATTTGATTCTTCATGAAAGCGGCGAAGCCTTCATGAAGGGGTGCGATAATTGCGACCAGAAGCTTGTTCCTTGTGAAGAAGACACCAAAAAAGAAATTCAAATGCTGCATGGGGAAGTCCTCAAAGTACATGAAGAAAGTGGCCGACACACTTTCAGAATTAAACACGAAGACATTGGTTACAGAGTTGCGCTCTATGAGGGAGTTGTCTGGGGCAGCGGGAAAGTTTTCTTCCTACGCAGAATTCAGGAAAAGGTTTCTGCCTTCACGGAACTTGGATTGCCCGAAGCTCTTTCAGAATGGCTTCTAAATTCAAACCAAAGTAAAGGGCTTGTTCTTTTTACCGGAGCGCAGGCTTCAGGAAAAACCTTCAGTGCTTCATCACTTGTGGCGACACGGCTTTCAACTCTTGGAGGCCATGCCGTCAGTTTTGAAAACCCTGCGGAAATGCCTCTGGATGGGAAACATGGAAAATTCGGATTCTGCTTTCAGGCCGAGATTGATCATGAAGAGGATCTGGCTGAAGCCATCGAACGCTCGCACCGTTTCGCCTCTCCTAACATCATTTATATAGGAGAAATCCGCAGCAAACACGCCGCCAGTGAAGCGTTGCGCGTCTGCCTCGGCTCCGATCAACAAATAGTTGTGGCCACCTTGCATGGCTTTGACCTTGTAACGGCTCTTGAAAGACTGGTCACTATGGCCCGCGAAATTGACGGAGATATTGCCAGTCAAAATCTTGCTCAAGGTCTTCTGGCTGTTGTCCATCAACAACTTGAACATATTGACGGAAAAACAGTTCTTCACGTCCCTCAGTTCCTGCTGGCTCCTTTCAATGAAAACTTCAAAGGACTCCGTGCAAAAATAAAAAACGGTGAACTGGCGGGATTACAGGAGGAAATGCGTGAACAGAGAAACCGCATTCAATTCGGAGGGCTGGAAGCATTATGCAAGGGTTAGCTGTTCTATTTTGCCTTCTCGGAGCCATCGCTCTGGCCAGTCCAGAAATGCCAACCCCGAGAAATTCACCTAAGGCTGAATCTATAGCTGTAAATTACGCAATCTATCGCAATGCGGTGAATAACTTTGTGACAAGTAATTCATCCATAACAACTGGTGAAGTTCCCGCTTCTAATCTCTCAATTCCAACCGGTTGGAAACCCATGCGTGCATGGGCCAACCGGCTGGATAGCGGGAATTGTTACGTGTGGGGAGCTGTACAGGGAAACGAATCTGAAGAAATCAGAAAAATTTTCATGGGCAGTTTTGCCATCGGAGTTAAACGAAACGGTTTTCTGGCCAACGCTCACGGAGCGGACACTGCTCTGCCGTCTTTCATTCCTGAAAACAGCATTGTCAGCGTCATCACCCAGTAGGAGATAGTTATGAAAGCTAATCGTAAAAACAAACAGGCCGGCTTCGGGCTTTTAGAAGTGTTGGCGGGACTTACTATTTTCATGCTTATGCTTCCCATGCTTACAGACCTCATGGACCGGGGCGTGGAGTCGGTCAAACAGCACAATGTCAGCTCCCATTTATCGAGCGTAATGGATGC is part of the Maridesulfovibrio ferrireducens genome and harbors:
- a CDS encoding type 4 pilus major pilin, which produces MTLFETLGSLLIALIVFGGSAYMVRKSMDNDKISTAEQNISTFRLDLKQLYAGEPDFTGITTEIAVKNKIVPDSMLKSSGEIRNAWNGAVTVAEGTDATTFTITQNKVPEYACVKLATFQAGSWETITVNGVEINQASGMVAAITNQLADTNIIVFTSN
- a CDS encoding type II secretion system F family protein, producing MVLPEINNLLAKLFFKQKERIRIYRKLSAMTRHGVSVAESLTYLEERYAKIYSPLTPVLTEVSARINSGNKLHEALQGFIPAEESMLIQSGVNSGKLCEALELSVKLIKAKLKIISSMWKALSYPCLLICALITLLLVLSRYVMPRLTEISDPARWQGSAQTLYQVTKFIDSTAGTLFLAGVVVSFLVSLATLKIWTGKIRVRFDNVPPWSFYRLITGSLWLFTLSTMMESGIQLSLAMNDMLTTPNSSPWLKERMHSIKAQLNLGKGLGQALDDSGYQFPARTIIEDLRVYSKLPGFDSQLKLIAEEWLDEGMETIKVQAKVINMACIIGIIFMISNIVLAMTSLQQQLGQNIL
- a CDS encoding ATPase, T2SS/T4P/T4SS family, which gives rise to MVLKSVSFTDLILHESGEAFMKGCDNCDQKLVPCEEDTKKEIQMLHGEVLKVHEESGRHTFRIKHEDIGYRVALYEGVVWGSGKVFFLRRIQEKVSAFTELGLPEALSEWLLNSNQSKGLVLFTGAQASGKTFSASSLVATRLSTLGGHAVSFENPAEMPLDGKHGKFGFCFQAEIDHEEDLAEAIERSHRFASPNIIYIGEIRSKHAASEALRVCLGSDQQIVVATLHGFDLVTALERLVTMAREIDGDIASQNLAQGLLAVVHQQLEHIDGKTVLHVPQFLLAPFNENFKGLRAKIKNGELAGLQEEMREQRNRIQFGGLEALCKG
- the pilM gene encoding type IV pilus biogenesis protein PilM; translated protein: MQGLAVLFCLLGAIALASPEMPTPRNSPKAESIAVNYAIYRNAVNNFVTSNSSITTGEVPASNLSIPTGWKPMRAWANRLDSGNCYVWGAVQGNESEEIRKIFMGSFAIGVKRNGFLANAHGADTALPSFIPENSIVSVITQ